Proteins from a single region of Fodinibius sp. Rm-B-1B1-1:
- a CDS encoding outer membrane lipoprotein-sorting protein has product MGALDRSLLQNFLIPKKQYAHCFSFGTLLLWLLISGPAFGQDATEIVKKADEKMRGESSRAEMTMQIVRPSWERSISMKTWSLGQDYSLILITAPARDKGSAYLKRGNEIWNWLPNINRTVKLPPSMMSQSWMGSDFSNNDLVREASIIVDYTHTLLGDTTISDHEAYKILMEPKPDAPVVWETVHIFISKNEYLQLRTEFFDENEEMVRLMEGSEIKEIGGRIIPTRMEMIPLTEKGQKTVMIYQDIEFGIDISENFFSIQNMKRIE; this is encoded by the coding sequence ATGGGAGCTCTCGACAGGTCGCTACTCCAAAATTTCCTTATCCCGAAAAAGCAATACGCTCATTGCTTTTCTTTTGGCACCCTCCTCCTTTGGTTGTTGATATCTGGACCTGCATTTGGACAAGACGCTACCGAGATTGTAAAGAAGGCAGATGAAAAGATGCGGGGAGAAAGTTCACGGGCCGAAATGACTATGCAGATTGTTCGACCATCGTGGGAGCGTAGCATTTCGATGAAGACCTGGAGTTTGGGACAGGATTACAGCCTTATTTTAATTACTGCACCAGCTCGTGATAAAGGATCAGCCTACCTGAAGAGAGGAAATGAAATTTGGAACTGGCTGCCCAATATCAACCGGACTGTTAAGCTACCGCCTTCGATGATGAGTCAATCGTGGATGGGGTCCGATTTTTCTAATAATGATTTAGTTCGGGAAGCCTCTATAATAGTCGATTATACCCATACTCTTTTGGGTGACACAACGATTAGCGACCATGAGGCCTATAAAATCCTGATGGAACCTAAACCAGATGCCCCGGTAGTCTGGGAAACGGTGCATATTTTCATATCGAAAAATGAATATTTGCAATTACGTACGGAGTTTTTTGACGAAAATGAAGAAATGGTTCGACTGATGGAAGGATCAGAAATTAAAGAAATCGGGGGACGTATTATTCCTACCCGCATGGAAATGATTCCCCTTACCGAAAAAGGACAAAAGACTGTGATGATTTATCAGGATATTGAATTTGGAATTGACATCTCGGAAAATTTCTTCAGTATCCAGAATATGAAACGCATCGAATAA
- the hisH gene encoding imidazole glycerol phosphate synthase subunit HisH, which yields MIAIINYEAGNLASVANAFKRLDEPYVVTDDIEKLDAANGIIFPGVGHAQPAMQSLQKNELDTWLKQTQKPVLGICLGMQLLFESSEEGDSKGLGIIPGRLKKFDSSKAKVPHMGWNTFHNVSNHPIAKNLNKKEYFYYVHSFYAPLNDFTVASCNYIQDFSAIVARDNFIGVQFHPEKSGKVGSLLLQNFLQYVHNPK from the coding sequence ATGATTGCAATTATTAATTATGAAGCCGGCAATCTTGCCTCCGTCGCCAATGCTTTTAAACGACTTGATGAACCGTATGTCGTAACTGATGATATCGAAAAATTAGACGCTGCCAATGGCATCATTTTTCCCGGTGTGGGACATGCGCAGCCCGCCATGCAGTCGCTTCAAAAAAACGAGCTGGATACCTGGCTTAAACAAACCCAAAAACCAGTATTGGGTATTTGCTTGGGGATGCAGCTTCTTTTTGAATCATCCGAAGAAGGTGATTCTAAAGGATTGGGGATTATTCCCGGACGCCTTAAAAAGTTCGACTCTTCTAAGGCGAAAGTGCCACACATGGGATGGAATACTTTTCACAACGTATCTAATCATCCTATTGCTAAAAATCTTAATAAAAAAGAATACTTTTACTATGTGCATAGCTTCTATGCGCCCCTAAACGATTTTACCGTGGCTTCTTGTAACTACATTCAAGATTTTTCGGCCATTGTTGCCCGAGACAATTTTATTGGCGTACAGTTCCATCCCGAAAAGTCGGGCAAAGTTGGATCCTTGCTGCTCCAAAATTTTTTACAGTACGTACATAATCCCAAATAG